CTTCACCACTGGGCATTATAATCCTGCCAACAGACTGACTGGTTCCAACAACCAGGACTTGCTCCTTTCCTACCTTCACTATTTGCATACATTTTGCTGTTTCCCCAGGTTCACATTGAAACTTTGAAAGCAATGTTCCACTAAAAGGATCTACTCGGCATACGTCTGATGAACATGATCCACCACCTAATCCAGTTCTCAACACCAGCAATGTTTTACTTTCACTATGATATAAAACTTTCCTCGGAGTGCCATCAATAGAGAACTTCTGTACATTAAGTCTCTTGCAATGTACCATCTCAACCTACACAACAAAGAAATGAGCACAAAAACATAATCACACCgccaacaagaaaaaaaaattaaccaaAAATTGCAGGTTCTGACCAGGAAATCATTTGTAAGGTAAGCCTATTTATACCACAATGAAAAACAGCTTGTAAATAATATACAAGATTTACTGTTTtcgcataaataaaaaaataaaataaatctgaGGCATAAAAAATTAGGCATAAATCAACTGCTAGCTTCCAAGGACTtcctatattaattttttttttatcattctgtTGCAATGATGGTCTTTTACGAATTAAAACTTAACTGAAAAAGAAACACAAATCCTGGCAAGAAAAAACAATAGCTGGGTCACAATAATCTTGGCAGTTACAAAACTATATCAAAAACAAATTCTCCTCCATAATACATATGAATACAAACAAAACATACAATATGCACAAATAATCAGTTCACCAGGTAGAATAAGAAGTAATATTAGGCAATCCAGCAACCCACTTAGGAGAACTGTCCGCTATGACCAATCCGTGTCAATGTACAGCAGCAACAAGGCAGTTAAGCATCAGAATCAGGTAAAACACAGTATgtctaaatatttttaaataagccAGATTCCAGCATTGGAGAAATCTGATAATAAAGCCCAAACAGTAGCAGGCAGTATCATCTATCAATCAATGATGTCGAGAATCTATAGGTTTCCTTTGGACAAACCCATTCGGTCTTAAATGATATTTCGTTATCTTCCAACAAAGTTAAATTTGATTGTTCATAAttgcaaaaaaattatttttctaccTTTTCTTGTGACCCCAAACATCGATGTCAACATTCTCATCTAGCAATTTAACTTTTTGTtgccaaccatccaacattccgaacTATAAAGCATGATTGGTCTTACAATTGTcatatgaaaatttctttttaatCTAAAGGGTACATGAAGGTTCACATTTATTAGTGCTTAACTATAGCGATTATGAATAAACTTTAAACAATAAAGGCAACTTAATGATACTAGCTTATATTTTACATGTTAACTTCacacaagaaaaatgactttcatAGCACTAATAAATATTGCATATGGAAACAACAGGATCTATGTGAACCACACTATATATATGCCATGTTATTGGCACAAACTTGAAAGCTTGTTTTGCAAAATGAGTGGATCTAGTGCATAATTGCATGAAAGCATAAGTAATTGCTCTAGGAACATGAAAATGGAAAGCCTAAAGTATAAGTTAAGCTTGAATACAGGGCGCTTACCAGATGTAGGCTGTTTTCTGCAACAAACAGAACTCCCTTAGGGCAGTCGACAGAACAGACGGGAGTGACATGAGTCGCAGGTTGGAATGAAATGGATGTGTATGCAAGGCTGTGTCTTGCTGCATGTAATACCCATGGCCTATCACTAAGAACAATTATGTCAGCATCAAGTGAATCTTTCAAGGGTACCAAAACAGCAGGAGTAATCCCAATGCGTCGAATGGCAATCAATTGCAGGAATATGGGAATACAGTTTTTAGCCTGTTCTGTTACACTATTGTAAGAATTCAAATTTGCCACAATTGATGAGGAACTTTCATAGTCACTAAAACAAGACCTAGGGAAACAACTTTGCCTGCTCGGATCTGACTGGAGGAATTCAGGTATTGCAGGCCACTCAAAACGAAGTAGCATTCCATTTCTCAGGCCCGCAAGAACATAAGGGTGATCAACTGATACAAGCCTAACATCTTCGGGAATACATCCACTGATAGGGCTACCAAGAGCATTATTTACTGCAATAGTTCCTGTAGCAAGCACTCTAAAAGCTTCTTCATTTGCAAATGAGAGAACTTCAACTGATGGTTTATGAGTGCCAATGACAAAAGCCatattaatatcaaaattatCAAAGTGACTAACTTCATGATCCTTATTAGCTAGTCTAGCTTCTGAAGCTATATGTTTGTTATTGGTATTTTTCAATGGTATAGAAATGCATGAAACCTCATACTGCAGTCTCACATGTTGAATTTCATATACTTCAAAATTATAAGTTGAGAGTGATCTCACACCAATAATAGATAAAAAGCAAGGATTAGAAGTAGCTATAATTACCAAATTTTGACCAACTGCACCAACACTAATTGTCCTACTACCAGGAGACCAAGAAGCACATATTGGTAGAGAAAGAGGGACACCCCCTGGATGAGCAGACGTGGTAGGTAAACAGAGCCTTATACCACTCCTGTGAATCTGCACAAGCACCCCATCAGCAAACAAACCACAGGCCAAAGTGCAGACATCAGACTGAAACCCAACTGCATCAGTTACATCGTTAAAGCTTAAACCAACGGACAAAATCCTagtttcttcaacaaaagataaCACAAGAAAGGAGTGATAAGGATCACTTTGTTTCATCCTCAGAGTCCATGTACCAGTTACTCCTTGATAAATTGGGGCAGTCCTTAAAAGCCTTTCTACACTTATACCACTTCGAATAATTCGTAGTGAACCCTCCGGATTCATTCCACAGCAAGCAAACATTTGGTCTTGTTTCTCATCATGGTAATCAGCAATAGACACatccaaaattggagcaatgtttTGAATAGAACTTTTGTAAAATAATTTAGCGTGTTCCAACTTAAGGACAAATCCATCTCCCATCTCCACTAAGCCTGCAATTAATCCACACTTGACCCATAAGAGTGCTTTGCATGGCGAACCCCTGTAGAGACACTCCGACAAATTAATGTTTATTCCTTCAGTGTGAGAATAAATCTCAACCATGTATAGTTCCCCAGTGTCCAAACAAAATATTAACTTAGGATCCATGGAATTACCAGGTCTCCAAGTCCATGAGCATACAAGCTTGGAACTTGAAGATCCTTTCCCGCCTCCACTATCAATGCTCATAGGATCATCAACCTTAAACATATCTGGACCAGAATCTCGTAATTCCAACAAAGCACAAGCAGCTACATTGAACATGCCTTCGTCATCATCTAATGCCCTACATGACTCTTCAACAAAGCTTCGATCTTCAACCAAACTTGGTATGTTCAAATTTATCTTGTGAAGACAACAGATATTCTGTGGGTCTCTGAGATCCATTAAAAGCATTTCTCCTATTCTAAAAAGAATTGCAAAGCCAGGAAAATGAGGAATGGCAGATATATTAATTGCTAAAGGCCCTGTTTCAGAATACCAGGATATAACTTGTATAGCATGTGCATGGCGATTATACCCAAATAACAGCAACTCATTTATGAACGAGCCTTTCCTGCAGTAAATATTAATACCTTCTGCAGTCAGTTGTAAGCAAAATCATTGCACTGAGAATGAAAAGGCAATAAAGAAATGTTTTATCACATATTATTAATCAAAAGCTGCATCTAAGAATTCATATTAGAACAGAATCACACCTGTGCATTACAATTGCCAAAATGGAATGATATCCTTCTATCTGATAAGTACCATCTGAAATGAAGCACATGCTCCAAATTGTACCACGGATGCTGGTACCCAATGTATCCTGACCACTGCTTCCTTCTGTTTTGTTTTCCGATGGATAGGAAATTTTCTGAAATTATGACAT
This genomic stretch from Musa acuminata AAA Group cultivar baxijiao chromosome BXJ3-9, Cavendish_Baxijiao_AAA, whole genome shotgun sequence harbors:
- the LOC103997605 gene encoding uncharacterized protein LOC103997605 isoform X2, yielding MGEDESAARGGHFGSAARGSRGVHYLAKCVLRGSAILHAVQGHIRSPYSSDIVFGKETSLELASINEDGIVQSIFEQSLFGAIKDLAILPWNNRFQEHAHQAQGKDLLVVLSDSGKLSFLTFCSTMHRFFAVTHIELSKPGNVVHQLGRMLAVDPRGCFVAVSAYEDRFALFDVSMISDSNIGYEKISYPSENKTEGSSGQDTLGTSIRGTIWSMCFISDGTYQIEGYHSILAIVMHRKGSFINELLLFGYNRHAHAIQVISWYSETGPLAINISAIPHFPGFAILFRIGEMLLMDLRDPQNICCLHKINLNIPSLVEDRSFVEESCRALDDDEGMFNVAACALLELRDSGPDMFKVDDPMSIDSGGGKGSSSSKLVCSWTWRPGNSMDPKLIFCLDTGELYMVEIYSHTEGININLSECLYRGSPCKALLWVKCGLIAGLVEMGDGFVLKLEHAKLFYKSSIQNIAPILDVSIADYHDEKQDQMFACCGMNPEGSLRIIRSGISVERLLRTAPIYQGVTGTWTLRMKQSDPYHSFLVLSFVEETRILSVGLSFNDVTDAVGFQSDVCTLACGLFADGVLVQIHRSGIRLCLPTTSAHPGGVPLSLPICASWSPGSRTISVGAVGQNLVIIATSNPCFLSIIGVRSLSTYNFEVYEIQHVRLQYEVSCISIPLKNTNNKHIASEARLANKDHEVSHFDNFDINMAFVIGTHKPSVEVLSFANEEAFRVLATGTIAVNNALGSPISGCIPEDVRLVSVDHPYVLAGLRNGMLLRFEWPAIPEFLQSDPSRQSCFPRSCFSDYESSSSIVANLNSYNSVTEQAKNCIPIFLQLIAIRRIGITPAVLVPLKDSLDADIIVLSDRPWVLHAARHSLAYTSISFQPATHVTPVCSVDCPKGVLFVAENSLHLVEMVHCKRLNVQKFSIDGTPRKVLYHSESKTLLVLRTGLGGGSCSSDVCRVDPFSGTLLSKFQCEPGETAKCMQIVKVGKEQVLVVGTSQSVGRIIMPSGEAESTKGRLIVLSLDSAQNYSEGSPLIYCSNMDVSSQAGSPFGEIVGYSAEQLSSSSHCSSQGDPCSDGIHLDEIGAGQLRLVSQATSSGAVLAVCPYLDQYVLASAA
- the LOC103997605 gene encoding uncharacterized protein LOC103997605 isoform X1, producing the protein MGEDESAARGGHFGSAARGSRGVHYLAKCVLRGSAILHAVQGHIRSPYSSDIVFGKETSLELASINEDGIVQSIFEQSLFGAIKDLAILPWNNRFQEHAHQAQGKDLLVVLSDSGKLSFLTFCSTMHRFFAVTHIELSKPGNVVHQLGRMLAVDPRGCFVAVSAYEDRFALFDVSMISDSNIGYEKISYPSENKTEGSSGQDTLGTSIRGTIWSMCFISDGTYQIEGYHSILAIVMHRKGSFINELLLFGYNRHAHAIQVISWYSETGPLAINISAIPHFPGFAILFRIGEMLLMDLRDPQNICCLHKINLNIPSLVEDRSFVEESCRALDDDEGMFNVAACALLELRDSGPDMFKVDDPMSIDSGGGKGSSSSKLVCSWTWRPGNSMDPKLIFCLDTGELYMVEIYSHTEGININLSECLYRGSPCKALLWVKCGLIAGLVEMGDGFVLKLEHAKLFYKSSIQNIAPILDVSIADYHDEKQDQMFACCGMNPEGSLRIIRSGISVERLLRTAPIYQGVTGTWTLRMKQSDPYHSFLVLSFVEETRILSVGLSFNDVTDAVGFQSDVCTLACGLFADGVLVQIHRSGIRLCLPTTSAHPGGVPLSLPICASWSPGSRTISVGAVGQNLVIIATSNPCFLSIIGVRSLSTYNFEVYEIQHVRLQYEVSCISIPLKNTNNKHIASEARLANKDHEVSHFDNFDINMAFVIGTHKPSVEVLSFANEEAFRVLATGTIAVNNALGSPISGCIPEDVRLVSVDHPYVLAGLRNGMLLRFEWPAIPEFLQSDPSRQSCFPRSCFSDYESSSSIVANLNSYNSVTEQAKNCIPIFLQLIAIRRIGITPAVLVPLKDSLDADIIVLSDRPWVLHAARHSLAYTSISFQPATHVTPVCSVDCPKGVLFVAENSLHLVEMVHCKRLNVQKFSIDGTPRKVLYHSESKTLLVLRTGLGGGSCSSDVCRVDPFSGTLLSKFQCEPGETAKCMQIVKVGKEQVLVVGTSQSVGRIIMPSGEAESTKGRLIVLSLDSAQNYSEGSPLIYCSNMDVSSQAGSPFGEIVGYSAEQLSSSSHCSSQGDPCSDGIHLDEIGAGQLRLVSQATSSGAVLAVCPYLDQYVLASAGNTLNVFGFANENPQRLRKFAVGRTRFTITCLRTHLTRIAVGDCRDGILFYSYHEDVRKLELLYSDPVQRLVADCALMDCDTAVVSDRRGNISVLSCPSSLEVSEYPEKNLVLNCSFYMGETVMSIQKASISCKLPVDNVLNGSDGVERVLESSYNSVVASTLLGSVFVLIPITSEEHALLESVQARLAVHWLTCPVLGNEHKEYRGRGLPAGVPTILDGDMLMQFLELTSLQQESVLASPGSSTHASASDLHQSPLSVNMVVQLLERIHYALN